A genomic window from Armatimonadota bacterium includes:
- a CDS encoding NAD(P)-dependent oxidoreductase: MPQRDVNVGFIGLGHMGKPMARNLLQAGYPLVAHNRSRAAVDDLAREGAQPAASAREVAERADVVITMLPDSPDVELVALGPGGIVEGAREGLVVIDMSTILPRASRDIAARLGDQGVVMLDAPVSGGPQGAQAGTLAIMVGGPRDAFDRCLPILEAMGRKIVHIGGNGQGAMAKLCNQVACVLNLVGVAETLVLARRAGLDLGRVLEAVGAGAGSSWMLANQGPKMAARDFAPGFFIRLQQKDLRLVMAAAEEMNLPLLGTALAQQLFRALEAGGEAELGTQAIIKAVERLAALDRPI; encoded by the coding sequence ATGCCCCAACGCGACGTGAATGTTGGTTTCATCGGCCTGGGTCACATGGGCAAGCCCATGGCGCGCAACCTGCTGCAGGCGGGCTATCCCTTGGTGGCGCACAACCGCAGCCGCGCCGCGGTGGACGACCTGGCGCGGGAGGGCGCGCAGCCCGCCGCCTCCGCGCGCGAGGTCGCGGAGCGCGCCGATGTCGTCATCACCATGCTGCCCGATTCGCCGGACGTGGAACTGGTGGCGCTGGGGCCGGGCGGCATCGTCGAGGGCGCGCGGGAGGGCCTGGTGGTCATTGACATGAGCACCATCCTGCCGCGCGCCAGCCGCGACATCGCCGCGCGCCTGGGCGATCAGGGCGTAGTGATGCTGGATGCGCCGGTCAGCGGCGGCCCGCAGGGAGCGCAGGCGGGGACGCTGGCGATCATGGTCGGCGGGCCTAGAGACGCCTTCGATCGCTGCCTGCCGATCCTGGAGGCGATGGGGCGAAAGATCGTTCACATCGGCGGCAACGGCCAGGGGGCGATGGCCAAGCTCTGCAACCAGGTGGCGTGCGTGCTCAACCTGGTGGGAGTGGCGGAGACGCTGGTGTTGGCGCGGCGGGCGGGGCTGGATTTGGGGCGAGTGCTGGAGGCGGTGGGCGCGGGCGCGGGGTCGTCGTGGATGCTGGCCAACCAGGGGCCGAAGATGGCGGCGCGCGATTTCGCGCCGGGGTTCTTCATCCGCCTACAGCAAAAGGATCTCCGCCTGGTGATGGCCGCCGCCGAGGAGATGAACCTGCCCCTGCTGGGCACGGCGTTGGCGCAGCAGCTCTTTCGCGCGCTGGAGGCCGGCGGCGAAGCCGAGCTCGGCACCCAGGCCATCATCAAGGCGGTCGAGCGGCTGGCGGCGCTGGACCGGCCCATCTGA